From a single Ascaphus truei isolate aAscTru1 chromosome 2, aAscTru1.hap1, whole genome shotgun sequence genomic region:
- the HOXA1 gene encoding homeobox protein Hox-A1 translates to MDYARMSSFLDYPALINGEPGTCSSRAFHPDHGLTTFQSCAVSANNCNNDDRFMVGRGVQISSHHHHHHHHPHQTGAFQHHNNLGMSYSHPSCATGYGIQNFSTGYSHFPINQEADANGGYPQCTTAVYTGNIASSVVQHHQTYVEGTTGSAQYIHQSYGAEQQNLSLASYNNNVSSIHANHQEVCRSPSAETSPPAQTFDWMKVKRNPPKTGKAGEYGYAGQPNTVRTNFTTKQLTELEKEFHFNKYLTRARRVEIAAALQLNETQVKIWFQNRRMKQKKREKEGLLPISPSASTGSDEKSEELSEKSSSSPCAPSPASSTSDHHNTSN, encoded by the exons ATGGACTATGCGAGGATGAGTTCCTTCTTAGATTACCCAGCCCTAATTAACGGAGAGCCTGGGACCTGCTCATCCAGAGCCTTCCACCCTGACCATGGACTTACAACTTTCCAGTCTTGCGCAGTCAGTGCTAATAACTGCAACAACGATGATCGTTTTATGGTTGGAAGGGGGGTCCAGATAAGttctcatcatcaccaccaccaccaccatccccACCAAACGGGTGCCTTCCAACACCACAACAACTTGGGGATGTCATATTCGCACCCCAGCTGCGCTACAGGGTATGGCATACAGAATTTCAGCACAGGTTATTCTCATTTTCCCATAAATCAGGAAGCAGATGCAAACGGAGGGTACCCTCAATGCACCACTGCTGTCTACACTGGAAATATTGCATCTTCTGTGGTCCAGCACCATCAGACCTATGTTGAAGGAACAACCGGATCAGCTCAGTACATCCACCAATCATatggagcagagcagcagaaccTTTCTCTTGCGAGTTACAATAACAATGTATCCAGCATCCATGCCAACCACCAGGAAGTCTGTCGCTCTCCTTCTGCTGAAACATCACCTCCGGCACAAACGTTTGACTGGATGAAAGTAAAACGAAATCCACCAAAAACAG GTAAAGCTGGAGAATATGGGTATGCAGGTCAACCCAACACAGTGAGAACAAATTTCACCACTAAGCAACTAACTGAGCTGGAGAAGGAGTTTCATTTCAATAAGTACCTGACCAGGGCCAGGAGAGTGGAAATAGCAGCTGCTTTACAGCTCAACGAGACCCAGGTGAAAATCTGGTTCCAGAACCGCAGGATGAAGCAGAAAAAACGAGAAAAAGAGGGTCTCCTTCCAATATCTCCCTCAGCCAGCACAGGAAGTGATGAGAAGTCAGAAGAGCTATCAGAAAAATCCAGTTCTTCACCTTGTGCCCCATCTCCGGCTTCATCTACTTCTGACCATCACAATACCTCTAACTAA